In the Marinomonas algicola genome, one interval contains:
- a CDS encoding efflux RND transporter permease subunit yields the protein MSSPETHRGIIPWFASNPVAANLLLFLVIILGVINVGDLNKETFPSLEPNRVNISVNFDAGSAKQSEEGIAIIIEQELESVSGIKNITTESNASGVRVTLEKNTDYDIDLLEKDVKDKMDGIRSFPEDADPAVVSKATRQSHAIWLQIYGDTDRRTLQRLALELKTDLLNHNNISQVTTSGMRDPIIAIEVDKLKLQSHNLLLTDVITKINQESSPAKVASLRDEDIFLKIKSSDQAYIANEFASIPIKSLSEGGQLTLGEIATISDSFNNDDFVLSRFNGQSSLALQVIATGEDDISESALAAKEVVEEWHASGRLAKNMQLSYWEDRSETINQRLELMIDNAITGVLLVFILLAIFLNITVAFWVAMGLPFIFFGTLFIMGTDSIALTLNMFTTFGFIMALGIVVDDAVVVGENIYSVRSKDGDTLSNTIKGTMQVAVPTLFGVFTTIAAFWALSNIEGRLGQIYSQFALVIAICLVLSIIESKLILPAHLAHLNTHKKASTNPISVLWSGVQNAANFGLNWFSTRLYQPVIFLALHYRYAVLILFISLFVLVVSMPFTGAIRMSFFPQIPGDTIRANVTMFNDASYGQTNAVLLQLEKQAYATDKKLIKNTTTQESGVSNLQVSANSDQSGALRIELAANAPYSAREFSRAWQRMIGKPEGVQNLRIRSSRETVDALRVELRGNDQELLSAATQAMLVQLNTLPAVNGVEENKTPTDPQISLSLNEQGRAMGLNTQDLSSQVLRRFSSTEIQSYQRDNDEVEVRIGYLTKDKQTPSQLSDAEIVLSNGTRVPLSDVAHIDMQYADTSITRINGKRSEYLSAEVNKDQMSSTEVVDYLKSAIVPKIQKQFSGVDIYFSGEAEEREETQSSMIKMFIIALFIIYGLLAIPLKSYSQPIIIMTVIPFGIIGALLGHWLNDLSLGILSLNGIIALSGVVVNDSLLLVSRFNEIKKTTGHITQAISEACTSRLRAVLLTSFTTFAGLMPILGEESRQAQFLVPAAVSLAYGILFATVITLVLIPILLMIQEDIQRLFHSKKALNQGNQSITT from the coding sequence ATGAGCTCACCAGAAACCCATAGAGGCATTATTCCTTGGTTTGCATCCAATCCCGTTGCAGCCAACCTATTACTTTTCTTAGTTATTATATTAGGGGTTATTAATGTTGGGGATCTCAATAAAGAGACCTTCCCTAGCTTAGAACCTAACAGGGTTAATATTTCTGTCAATTTTGATGCTGGGTCGGCTAAACAGTCTGAAGAAGGCATTGCGATAATAATAGAGCAAGAATTAGAAAGCGTTTCAGGCATAAAAAATATTACGACAGAATCAAACGCCAGTGGCGTTCGCGTCACTCTAGAGAAAAACACGGATTATGACATCGATCTGCTTGAAAAAGACGTTAAGGATAAGATGGATGGTATACGCTCTTTTCCTGAGGACGCAGACCCTGCGGTGGTAAGCAAAGCAACAAGGCAGTCTCATGCTATTTGGCTGCAAATATACGGCGATACTGACCGACGCACATTACAAAGACTGGCATTAGAACTAAAAACAGATCTACTTAATCATAATAATATCAGTCAAGTAACCACATCCGGTATGCGTGATCCTATCATTGCCATTGAGGTTGATAAACTTAAGCTGCAAAGCCATAATTTACTACTTACCGATGTCATTACTAAAATCAATCAAGAGTCCAGTCCAGCCAAAGTCGCGTCTTTGAGAGATGAGGATATTTTTCTTAAAATCAAATCCTCTGATCAAGCTTACATTGCCAACGAATTTGCCTCTATTCCAATTAAAAGCCTGTCTGAGGGAGGGCAGCTGACCCTAGGGGAAATTGCCACTATTAGTGATAGTTTCAATAACGATGACTTTGTTTTATCCCGGTTTAATGGTCAAAGCAGTTTGGCGTTACAGGTTATCGCTACGGGCGAAGATGATATTTCAGAATCCGCTTTAGCCGCAAAAGAAGTCGTTGAGGAATGGCACGCCTCCGGACGCTTAGCCAAAAATATGCAGCTGAGTTATTGGGAAGATAGAAGCGAAACAATAAACCAGCGTCTTGAGCTAATGATTGATAATGCGATTACTGGTGTTTTATTAGTCTTTATTCTATTGGCTATTTTTCTAAATATTACCGTCGCATTTTGGGTAGCCATGGGATTACCTTTTATCTTCTTCGGTACCTTATTCATTATGGGAACAGACTCGATCGCCTTGACCCTTAATATGTTTACCACCTTTGGCTTTATTATGGCTCTGGGCATTGTTGTTGACGATGCCGTGGTGGTAGGCGAAAATATTTATTCTGTACGATCTAAAGATGGTGATACTCTTTCAAATACGATAAAGGGAACGATGCAAGTCGCCGTTCCAACGTTATTTGGTGTTTTCACGACCATCGCCGCTTTCTGGGCACTATCAAATATTGAAGGTCGACTTGGACAGATTTACTCACAGTTTGCCTTGGTCATCGCCATTTGTTTGGTTTTATCTATTATCGAGTCTAAATTAATTCTTCCTGCGCATTTAGCGCACCTGAATACCCACAAAAAAGCCAGTACTAATCCGATTTCCGTTCTGTGGAGTGGAGTGCAAAATGCCGCCAACTTTGGTCTTAACTGGTTTTCAACACGCCTTTATCAACCTGTTATTTTTCTCGCGTTACATTACCGATATGCGGTTTTAATATTGTTTATTAGCCTCTTTGTGTTGGTCGTTTCCATGCCTTTTACTGGAGCCATCAGAATGAGTTTTTTCCCTCAAATACCGGGTGATACTATTCGAGCCAATGTCACCATGTTCAACGATGCTAGTTACGGTCAAACAAATGCGGTGCTACTGCAGCTAGAAAAGCAGGCCTATGCAACCGACAAAAAACTCATAAAAAATACAACGACACAAGAAAGTGGCGTTTCTAACCTTCAGGTATCTGCAAATAGCGATCAATCCGGTGCTCTGCGAATAGAATTAGCCGCCAATGCGCCTTACTCCGCAAGAGAGTTTTCCAGAGCGTGGCAACGTATGATTGGCAAGCCTGAAGGCGTCCAAAATCTTCGCATTCGCAGTTCTAGGGAAACAGTGGATGCGTTAAGAGTTGAGCTTAGAGGCAACGATCAAGAGCTTTTATCCGCCGCAACTCAAGCTATGTTAGTACAATTAAATACATTACCAGCCGTTAACGGCGTTGAAGAAAATAAGACACCTACGGACCCTCAAATCAGTTTGTCTTTGAATGAGCAAGGCCGAGCAATGGGGTTGAATACTCAAGACTTATCCAGTCAAGTTTTACGTCGTTTTTCTAGTACTGAAATCCAATCTTATCAAAGAGATAATGATGAAGTTGAAGTGCGTATTGGCTACCTCACCAAAGATAAACAAACCCCTTCTCAATTATCTGATGCCGAAATAGTCCTATCAAATGGAACCAGAGTTCCTTTATCGGATGTCGCTCATATTGACATGCAATATGCTGACACAAGCATTACTCGCATCAATGGAAAGCGCTCAGAATACCTCTCTGCAGAAGTCAATAAAGATCAAATGTCTTCAACGGAAGTTGTTGATTATCTAAAAAGTGCCATAGTGCCCAAAATACAAAAACAATTTTCTGGGGTCGATATTTATTTTTCTGGCGAAGCGGAAGAAAGAGAAGAAACGCAATCGTCCATGATTAAAATGTTTATCATCGCGTTATTTATTATCTATGGATTACTGGCTATTCCTCTAAAATCTTACAGCCAACCTATTATTATTATGACCGTCATTCCATTTGGAATTATTGGCGCCTTATTAGGGCATTGGTTGAATGACTTATCTTTAGGTATTTTATCCCTAAATGGCATCATCGCTTTAAGCGGGGTGGTCGTAAATGACAGTTTATTGTTGGTGTCTCGTTTCAATGAAATAAAAAAAACGACAGGCCACATCACACAAGCCATTTCAGAAGCCTGCACGAGTCGTCTAAGAGCCGTATTACTTACCTCATTTACGACCTTCGCAGGTTTAATGCCGATATTAGGCGAAGAGTCTAGGCAGGCGCAATTCTTAGTTCCTGCTGCCGTTTCTCTTGCCTATGGCATTTTATTCGCGACGGTCATAACACTCGTTTTAATTCCTATCTTATTAATGATTCAAGAGGATATTCAACGGTTATTCCATTCCAAAAAAGCACTAAACCAAGGAAATCAATCGATTACGACTTAA
- a CDS encoding flagellin, which translates to MSIQINPSSNFVNSSATAGVSQANGQLSSGRRINSAADDAAGLQIADRLTSGINGNQQAISNILSGDSVLQIASGGLNQISENLQQLRELGIQSGNGSLNDNDRAAIQAQANGILQNIQDTISQTTYGGEELLTQDSSLSFQGSADAESSINVSTYNVDSQLNTAGLYSVDFSNPAALTTSLASIDTSLENISAIQSEYGAQQNAFSSRVDSLLNAQENESAARSRIQDTDFASAVSDQIIQSILEKSSVSVQAQANISNTRALNLLT; encoded by the coding sequence ATGAGCATTCAAATTAATCCATCATCGAATTTTGTTAACAGCAGTGCAACCGCTGGCGTCTCACAAGCAAATGGACAACTTTCCAGTGGCCGCCGAATTAACAGTGCAGCAGATGATGCAGCAGGACTGCAAATTGCGGATCGCTTAACATCTGGAATAAATGGTAATCAACAGGCTATCTCTAACATCCTATCAGGTGATTCCGTCTTACAAATTGCGAGTGGTGGGTTAAATCAAATCAGCGAGAACCTTCAGCAATTACGTGAATTAGGTATTCAATCTGGTAACGGCTCCTTAAATGATAATGATCGAGCGGCAATACAAGCACAAGCCAACGGCATTTTACAAAATATACAAGACACAATTAGCCAAACGACCTATGGCGGTGAAGAGCTACTAACGCAAGATTCCAGCTTATCTTTCCAAGGTAGCGCCGATGCCGAAAGCAGCATTAACGTGTCAACATATAATGTAGACTCACAATTGAATACAGCGGGCTTATACAGCGTTGATTTCTCCAACCCAGCCGCTTTAACCACCTCATTAGCGTCAATTGACACCAGTTTAGAAAACATAAGTGCGATCCAATCCGAGTATGGTGCACAACAAAATGCCTTTAGTAGTCGAGTAGATTCATTATTAAATGCTCAAGAGAATGAATCAGCCGCAAGATCACGTATTCAAGATACAGATTTTGCCTCGGCTGTTTCTGATCAAATTATTCAAAGTATTTTAGAAAAATCCTCTGTCAGTGTTCAGGCCCAAGCGAATATTTCAAATACCAGAGCGCTCAACCTACTGACCTAA
- a CDS encoding Lrp/AsnC family transcriptional regulator, protein MDSKDIELLTLIQHDDSISIDEIAQQVGLSKTPCWRRIQKLEQQGYIKKRVALLDSDKLNLNVSVFVQVKTNHHEKDWLESFSDVVSQFPEVIEFYRMAGEYDYLLRVLVSDIQSYDRFYKRLIEKTSLTDVTSNFAMEQIKYTTELPLSTVLSKP, encoded by the coding sequence ATGGATAGCAAAGACATAGAACTACTTACTTTAATACAACATGATGATAGTATTTCTATCGATGAGATAGCTCAGCAGGTTGGCCTTTCAAAAACGCCCTGTTGGCGGCGTATTCAAAAGCTAGAACAGCAAGGTTACATAAAGAAACGTGTGGCGCTCTTGGACAGCGACAAACTAAACCTCAATGTATCCGTTTTTGTTCAAGTCAAAACGAATCACCATGAAAAGGACTGGCTGGAAAGTTTTTCAGATGTTGTCTCTCAATTTCCAGAAGTCATTGAGTTCTACAGAATGGCCGGAGAATACGATTATCTATTGCGTGTATTAGTGAGTGATATCCAATCTTATGATCGTTTCTATAAAAGGTTAATAGAAAAAACGTCTTTAACAGATGTGACCTCTAACTTTGCCATGGAACAAATAAAATATACCACTGAGCTGCCGCTTTCTACTGTATTGAGTAAGCCGTAG
- a CDS encoding aminotransferase class V-fold PLP-dependent enzyme, whose product MNNFQQSTEQKQSLIAHLRKNIVGDNTFIQTAFGKRKLTYADYTASGRSLHFIEQAILHYVLPYYANTHTESTITGKQTTCFREDARQIIQKSVNATDDDLVLFCGSGATAAINKLISLLNLPLLTQEHGTKPIVFIGPYEHHSNDLPWREADVELIRIPEVQTGGVDINALENALIRYQDRPIKIGSFSAASNVTGIKTDQTAITRLLHEHNALSFWDFAAAAPYVDIDMNPNLPKALSSDSSLLHKDAIFLSCHKFIGGPGTPGILIIKKHLIKNTIPSTVGGGTVSFVSHNKHNYLPIGTRREEGGTPNIVESIRAGMVFKVKADIGAEYIEMLEKNYLDQIEQRWRNHDKIEILGADTRDRLTITSFRIKAAHNYLHHGYIVALLNDLFGIQMRGGCSCAGPYGHELLGLDDQTSAAITEALSKGRSILKPGWTRFNLNYFLTQEEVNFILDAVEFVAEQGIKLLPYYEYHEISDLWLFQGKHRPTRSLESVLQDTLSLQDEVTDSQKRILWQSYLKQAENVVAANNLPQYQKCNQPFNSEFETLREFVLSKDFDIV is encoded by the coding sequence ATGAACAATTTTCAGCAGAGTACAGAGCAAAAACAATCCTTAATCGCCCATCTGCGTAAAAATATTGTAGGGGATAATACATTTATTCAAACCGCATTTGGAAAACGTAAGTTAACTTATGCCGATTACACCGCGTCAGGGAGAAGTTTGCATTTTATTGAGCAAGCTATTCTTCATTATGTATTGCCCTATTATGCGAATACTCATACAGAATCGACCATCACAGGTAAGCAAACAACTTGTTTTCGCGAAGACGCTCGCCAAATCATACAAAAATCCGTTAATGCAACAGATGATGATTTGGTCCTTTTTTGTGGTTCCGGTGCCACAGCGGCCATTAATAAGCTGATATCTCTGCTGAATCTACCCCTTTTAACTCAGGAACATGGCACAAAACCCATCGTCTTTATAGGGCCTTATGAACACCACTCTAATGATTTACCATGGAGAGAAGCGGACGTTGAACTGATCAGAATTCCGGAGGTTCAGACAGGCGGAGTAGACATTAATGCGCTTGAAAATGCACTTATCCGCTATCAAGACAGACCAATAAAAATAGGCAGTTTCTCAGCGGCATCGAATGTGACGGGAATAAAAACAGACCAAACAGCGATTACTCGCCTATTACATGAACACAATGCACTTTCTTTTTGGGATTTTGCGGCCGCCGCACCCTACGTTGATATCGACATGAATCCTAATTTACCTAAGGCATTGTCTAGTGATTCTTCATTATTACATAAAGATGCTATTTTCTTATCTTGTCATAAGTTTATTGGTGGTCCTGGAACACCCGGTATTTTAATCATCAAAAAACATCTTATTAAAAACACCATCCCATCGACTGTGGGCGGTGGAACGGTCTCATTTGTCAGCCATAATAAACACAACTACTTGCCTATTGGAACCAGAAGAGAAGAAGGCGGTACACCTAATATTGTTGAGTCCATTCGTGCTGGTATGGTGTTTAAAGTCAAAGCCGATATCGGTGCCGAATACATAGAAATGCTTGAAAAAAACTATCTTGATCAAATAGAGCAACGCTGGAGAAATCATGACAAGATTGAGATATTAGGTGCTGACACAAGAGATCGATTAACCATCACTTCCTTTCGAATCAAAGCCGCTCATAATTACTTACATCACGGCTATATTGTTGCCTTGCTAAATGACCTATTTGGTATTCAAATGCGCGGTGGCTGCTCTTGTGCAGGACCTTACGGTCACGAATTACTTGGACTAGACGATCAAACATCAGCCGCCATCACAGAGGCTCTTAGCAAAGGCCGCTCAATACTGAAACCAGGATGGACGCGTTTCAATTTGAATTACTTCCTCACTCAAGAAGAGGTCAATTTCATTTTAGACGCCGTAGAGTTCGTTGCCGAACAGGGTATAAAACTGCTTCCTTACTATGAGTATCACGAAATCAGTGACTTATGGCTTTTCCAAGGCAAGCATAGACCAACACGCTCTCTAGAAAGTGTTTTGCAAGATACGCTCAGCTTACAAGATGAGGTGACAGATTCCCAGAAGCGCATTCTATGGCAGTCTTACTTAAAGCAGGCCGAAAACGTCGTCGCGGCAAATAATTTGCCGCAATACCAAAAGTGCAACCAACCCTTTAATTCAGAATTTGAGACTTTACGTGAATTTGTATTATCAAAGGATTTTGACATAGTTTAA
- a CDS encoding PAS domain-containing hybrid sensor histidine kinase/response regulator has translation MTFLWIFLAVIYILGLFWIAIWGDKEQPRIKKLTRSPIIYSFSLAIYCTAWTFYGTVGEAARSGWNYLPIFLGPILLYLFAFPFLKKLTLVSHKQNITSIADFISSRYGKRPLTAPLVILIALLAIIPYISLQLKAIGSNFTLFVNQGDTSSNIIVLVATILVGVFAILFGTRKVEVTDYRSGMMLAIASESLFKLLAILIVGFLAIITLTSQHQELSFERIDFSVWNISNLFSFSFIMQTLMAAAAVICLPRQFHVTVVDHQDEKQLKTARWVFPLYLLTFALIIPPIAIAGQSLFGNAVNADTYVIQFALNSNNILLEILIFLGGISATTAMIIIATFALSIMISNDVILPLLIARASSHQQALPLYRKKILMIRRLVITGVLVLSYLYYQEMANNEPLAGTGLIAFSLVLQLIPAVVGGLYWKRGHVTGVYSGLILGFLCWLLWMFIPLTNNVSWAIKETGSRTDIIIYGAFISLVANVFGYILGSLLGNERLIDRIQATAFVNPNAELENRFFKPKSKAVNSDLCVLLETFLGGNRLKQVLAEFEKDQTQTLEPNATPNRLFIDYCERILGGVLGGSSARTIINSLLVDKQINIEEMVTYLDETTQAIQFNQNLLFISMDNLDQGISVVDKELQLVAWNKTYTELYPYPKGMLKVGLKVEELIKFNALRGECGVGDVASLVNKRLEHLRKGTTHRFLRRRSNGRVIEMVGNPLPNGGFVTSFTDVTEHIESQQALQEANIDLEKRVVARTQEVQSINRELHQEIERRATAEKELMKAKAEAEKANIDKTEFLALASHDILQPLNAARLYLGALHSAPLNDDTKSTLDKLTASVQSTETLISTLLEIARLDQGAVKPRLKDCSLDELLTPVINEFSIIAHEKGLTIRTRMQNSYVHTDPVYLRRIVQNFVSNAVKYTKTGKVLIACRKRKDHIIIQVWDTGIGIPKIEQEKVFEDFYRWKNTEEAGLGLGLGLVKRMQKALSLTMRLNSVPNKGSCFSITVPLAKQRLVPAIETDIPSSEEKTHSHSCTVWCIDDDKNNVDAMQTLMNQWHCHVQCFSNTASCLNTQGPPHLLLVDYQLGENKNGLDLIKDLREKYQITIPAVLLTAVQDEELIQLCKQLDIIYMQKPAKPARLRALIRSVE, from the coding sequence ATGACTTTTCTTTGGATATTCTTGGCCGTCATTTACATTTTAGGGCTTTTTTGGATCGCCATTTGGGGCGACAAAGAACAACCACGAATCAAAAAACTCACCCGTAGCCCTATTATTTACAGTTTCTCACTCGCTATCTATTGTACGGCATGGACATTTTACGGCACTGTTGGGGAAGCCGCTCGATCTGGCTGGAACTACTTACCAATTTTTCTTGGTCCTATTTTACTGTATCTATTTGCGTTCCCTTTTTTAAAAAAGCTTACTCTCGTAAGTCATAAACAAAATATTACCTCAATAGCGGACTTTATTTCTTCTCGTTATGGTAAAAGGCCGCTAACCGCACCATTGGTTATCCTCATCGCTCTATTAGCCATCATCCCTTATATTTCATTACAACTTAAAGCCATCGGCTCAAACTTCACCTTATTTGTTAACCAAGGCGATACCTCTTCTAATATTATTGTACTTGTGGCTACCATTTTAGTTGGCGTATTCGCTATCTTATTCGGTACACGAAAAGTAGAAGTGACTGACTACCGCTCAGGCATGATGCTTGCCATCGCCTCCGAATCTCTCTTTAAACTGCTCGCTATTTTAATTGTAGGCTTTCTTGCGATCATCACATTAACCAGTCAGCACCAAGAGCTTTCGTTCGAGAGAATAGATTTCTCTGTTTGGAATATCAGCAATTTGTTTTCATTTTCATTCATAATGCAAACATTAATGGCCGCTGCGGCCGTTATCTGCTTACCAAGACAATTCCACGTCACCGTTGTTGATCATCAAGATGAAAAGCAATTGAAGACAGCTCGCTGGGTCTTCCCTCTGTACTTATTAACCTTTGCACTTATTATTCCTCCTATTGCCATTGCTGGCCAAAGTCTCTTCGGAAACGCCGTCAATGCAGATACGTATGTAATTCAATTCGCGCTTAACTCAAACAATATTTTGCTGGAAATACTGATCTTCTTAGGGGGCATATCCGCCACCACGGCGATGATTATTATCGCCACATTTGCGCTTAGCATTATGATCAGTAATGATGTGATTTTGCCTTTATTAATTGCAAGAGCAAGTTCACACCAACAAGCCCTTCCTCTTTACCGTAAAAAAATCTTAATGATTCGTCGTTTAGTGATTACTGGTGTACTCGTCTTGTCCTACTTGTACTATCAAGAGATGGCGAATAACGAGCCTTTAGCCGGAACAGGATTAATCGCGTTCTCTCTCGTGTTACAACTGATTCCAGCGGTTGTGGGCGGCCTTTATTGGAAAAGAGGCCATGTTACCGGGGTATATTCAGGACTTATACTTGGCTTCTTATGCTGGCTTTTATGGATGTTTATCCCTTTAACCAACAATGTATCGTGGGCAATCAAAGAGACAGGCTCACGCACAGACATTATTATTTATGGGGCATTTATTAGTTTAGTTGCCAATGTCTTCGGTTATATCCTAGGCTCTCTTTTAGGCAATGAAAGACTGATTGATCGTATTCAAGCTACCGCCTTTGTTAACCCTAACGCCGAATTAGAAAATCGTTTTTTTAAACCAAAAAGCAAAGCGGTTAACAGTGATTTATGTGTGTTATTAGAAACATTTCTAGGCGGAAACCGCTTAAAGCAAGTCTTAGCCGAGTTCGAAAAAGATCAAACACAAACACTGGAACCCAATGCTACCCCAAACAGGCTTTTTATAGATTACTGTGAACGTATTCTGGGTGGCGTTCTCGGTGGGTCCTCTGCTCGAACTATCATCAACTCCCTGCTAGTTGACAAACAAATTAATATTGAAGAAATGGTGACTTACCTCGATGAAACAACGCAAGCCATCCAGTTCAATCAAAACTTATTGTTTATTTCAATGGATAACCTAGATCAAGGCATCAGTGTCGTCGACAAAGAGCTGCAACTTGTGGCTTGGAATAAGACCTACACAGAACTTTACCCCTACCCTAAGGGCATGTTAAAAGTGGGTTTAAAAGTAGAGGAACTCATTAAGTTTAACGCCCTTCGTGGAGAGTGTGGCGTTGGAGATGTGGCAAGTCTCGTCAATAAACGCCTTGAGCATTTAAGAAAAGGCACCACGCACCGTTTTTTACGTCGTCGGTCTAATGGGCGCGTCATTGAAATGGTAGGAAACCCATTACCTAATGGCGGTTTTGTTACCAGTTTTACGGATGTCACTGAACACATAGAAAGCCAGCAAGCATTACAAGAAGCCAATATAGATTTAGAAAAAAGAGTCGTCGCTCGAACTCAAGAAGTACAAAGTATCAACAGAGAGTTACATCAGGAAATTGAACGCCGAGCCACAGCAGAAAAAGAGTTAATGAAGGCTAAAGCCGAAGCGGAAAAGGCCAATATCGATAAGACTGAGTTTTTAGCTCTAGCCAGTCACGACATTTTACAACCATTGAACGCCGCTCGCTTGTATTTAGGCGCCCTTCATTCCGCCCCACTTAACGATGACACCAAGTCAACTCTGGATAAATTAACCGCTTCGGTACAATCGACAGAAACCCTTATATCAACATTACTAGAAATTGCTCGTCTAGATCAAGGTGCAGTTAAACCTCGGTTAAAAGATTGCTCTCTCGATGAATTACTCACTCCAGTTATTAATGAGTTCAGTATTATTGCCCACGAAAAAGGATTAACGATACGAACCAGAATGCAAAATAGCTATGTACACACAGACCCTGTTTACTTGAGAAGAATTGTACAAAACTTCGTCTCTAACGCCGTAAAATACACAAAAACCGGTAAGGTGCTCATTGCCTGTCGAAAAAGAAAAGACCATATCATCATCCAAGTCTGGGATACGGGTATTGGCATCCCAAAAATTGAACAAGAAAAAGTATTCGAAGATTTCTATCGTTGGAAAAATACCGAAGAAGCGGGGTTGGGGCTAGGGCTAGGACTAGTAAAAAGGATGCAAAAGGCGTTAAGCCTTACCATGAGACTTAATTCCGTTCCTAATAAAGGCAGTTGCTTCAGTATTACGGTACCACTAGCCAAGCAACGACTTGTACCCGCTATAGAAACGGACATACCCTCATCAGAAGAGAAAACCCATTCACATTCCTGCACGGTTTGGTGTATTGATGACGATAAAAACAATGTAGATGCCATGCAAACCTTGATGAATCAATGGCATTGTCACGTCCAATGCTTTTCGAATACAGCAAGTTGCCTAAACACTCAAGGACCTCCACATTTACTACTGGTGGATTATCAATTGGGAGAAAATAAAAATGGTTTAGACTTAATTAAAGACTTAAGAGAAAAGTATCAAATTACCATTCCTGCGGTATTACTTACCGCCGTTCAAGATGAGGAATTAATACAGTTGTGTAAACAGCTCGATATTATCTACATGCAAAAGCCAGCAAAACCAGCAAGATTAAGAGCATTAATCAGATCGGTGGAGTAA
- a CDS encoding multidrug effflux MFS transporter, with protein MTVYSASDSSSPNKSPLSAMEFTFLTATLMSIVAISIDALLPALGVISQDLAVEDANRTQLIISMLFLGMSLGQLICGPLSDSTGRKPILYAGILIYLMGTVMCFMATDLNDLLIGRFIQGLGVAGPYISAISLVRDQYKGNDMAKIMSLVMMIFILVPAIAPSIGQAILLFTNWHGIFVLYLIYACLILIWIYIRLDETLPKAKRIPFTKDGFSFGFKEVVTNKSVISLTLSMGLIFGCLIGYINSSQQIFQEQFHTGKLFSVYFGVLALLLGIASLMNSKLVQRLGMHLITTRAFSALIVSSLVFLIIQLYVEVHLWMFMLYAGSLFFSFGLLFGNLNAMAMEPMGHVAGIASAIIGATSSILSLTVGTIIGQLYNGTTLPITIGFFIMSSLALGLLFYAEKHKAPRPDTTIP; from the coding sequence ATGACCGTTTACTCCGCTTCAGACTCTTCTTCTCCAAACAAAAGTCCCCTATCGGCCATGGAGTTTACTTTTCTCACCGCGACTTTGATGTCTATCGTTGCGATATCCATTGATGCGCTTTTACCTGCTCTAGGGGTCATTTCTCAAGATTTAGCAGTTGAAGATGCCAATCGTACTCAACTAATTATTAGCATGCTGTTCCTAGGCATGTCTTTAGGCCAATTAATTTGTGGCCCTTTATCTGATTCAACAGGACGTAAGCCGATACTTTATGCCGGCATACTCATTTATTTAATGGGTACGGTTATGTGTTTTATGGCGACAGATTTAAACGATTTATTGATTGGTCGCTTTATACAAGGACTTGGCGTCGCTGGCCCCTATATTTCAGCCATTTCACTTGTCCGTGACCAATACAAAGGCAATGATATGGCAAAAATCATGTCCTTAGTAATGATGATTTTTATTCTAGTGCCTGCTATTGCACCGTCCATTGGACAAGCTATTTTACTTTTTACCAACTGGCATGGGATTTTTGTTTTATACCTAATCTATGCGTGTCTTATTTTAATCTGGATATACATACGACTAGATGAAACCTTACCGAAAGCAAAGCGAATCCCATTTACCAAAGACGGTTTCTCTTTTGGCTTCAAAGAGGTGGTTACCAACAAATCAGTTATCAGCTTAACCTTATCAATGGGACTGATTTTTGGCTGTTTGATTGGATACATCAACTCATCTCAACAGATTTTTCAGGAACAATTTCATACAGGTAAATTGTTTAGTGTTTACTTTGGTGTTCTGGCTTTACTGCTTGGTATCGCATCACTGATGAATTCAAAACTTGTGCAACGCCTTGGCATGCATTTAATAACAACTCGAGCCTTTAGTGCTCTCATTGTAAGCTCCTTAGTCTTTTTGATTATTCAATTGTATGTGGAAGTACACCTATGGATGTTTATGCTGTATGCAGGCAGTCTATTTTTTAGTTTTGGCTTGCTATTTGGCAACTTAAACGCCATGGCAATGGAACCAATGGGACACGTTGCGGGCATCGCATCCGCTATTATTGGTGCCACTTCTTCTATTTTATCTCTAACAGTTGGCACTATTATTGGTCAACTGTATAACGGCACAACGCTCCCCATCACCATTGGCTTTTTCATTATGAGCAGTTTGGCTTTGGGTTTATTATTCTACGCTGAAAAACATAAAGCCCCTCGGCCGGACACAACAATACCTTAG